The Lagopus muta isolate bLagMut1 chromosome 6, bLagMut1 primary, whole genome shotgun sequence sequence TGAGATTCTGTATTACTAGATGGTACATCAGATTCAGCCCCAGATCCAAAGATATTTTCTACTGTGTAAGGGGTAAAACGACGAACAGTTTGAAATGTTTGAACTTTTGGATTTTCAATGGAAATCGTCCTGGTAATATTCGTTAACGGGATCCCTGAGCCAAGCCTTTCTGGACTGCTGCTTGCTGAACTTGAGTCTGACCCAGTCGGCTCAAAGGGATCATATATCTCACTTTTGACTTGCTTCTTCTTAACTGAGAAAAGAGCTGAAGGACTCTCTTTCTGCTGCACCTTTTCATCCACAGGGCGGAAGGTGTTACAGAATCCTGGGTTAGACAGTCTGCTGGAATGTCCTGTGTTCCCAggaatattaattttaaaactctCAAAAGAACTTGAGCCTTTGCTTCTTGAAGTGCCCAGTAGTGAAGAGCTGCTATACATGCCTGCGTTGGTAGAAAAAGATACCCCGCTTGTACGTGTTTGTTGCTGAGTTTCCCTAGCATTTGACTTCTGACTTTCCATCCTGCTACCCTTTCCCAGCTGATTAGTGCTCTCTTTGCCAGTCAGCTGGGTTATACAGGAGCTGGGAATGTCACAGCTTTGGCTTCCTGTGGGTTCTGAATCCACCTGCTTGCTGCTGGTTTCCTTTTTAATCTTTGGTATCCTGGGAAGCTCAAATATGTCAATTCTTCTGGGAGGTGGCTTCAATGGTTGCCTCACAGTTACAGCTTTTGAACCAGAATTCAAGTTACAGCACAGGGGCTTTGAAGATGAATGGGTACGTGAAAAGTCTTTAGAgtttccattaaatctgggcATTTCATCTGGCTTGGAGCCATGCCTGTTCAGGCTAGCTAAGCTGTGAGTAGTCTGAACAACCTTGGGTGTCACTGAATACTCTGATTTTACAGTTGCTTTTTCTGATGTAGTCTGTGCTGGGTTTGCTGCAGGCTCAGTCCTGTTCGGTGAAGGTGATGAAAATAAGCTTGATGAGGTGGGTCTAGAGTGAGTATTCAGCCCCGAAGAAACAGAAGGTCCAGAAATGGAGCTGCCTGTCATGGTCCCTGAGTGCACTGTACTCAGCTGGGGGTTATGTCCTGAACCGTCATCCACTCGTGAGTCTTTTACTGATTTTCTGTGAAGTGGAGCTATGGCATACAAGCAAACAATTAAGTTTTCCAGGGCACATTTCACAATTTTTCCctgacataaaaataaatacggAACTAATTATTCTAAGTCCCACTTTAGCTTGTAGACATATCACATAGGAAAAAGGCAGTCTGATTAGATCAGATGACAAAGGTTTCATGTCAGACAATGGCATCCTTGAGGTAACAGCTAATATTCAGGAAACAAATtattctgctctgcagatggaACTACATCTGTGTTAATCATCCTGCAATTGCTGATTGATAAAAATGACTGTAGCAGAGGACATTATCAGTAgtaattttaaagaataatgcTCTCAGATTCAATTTGCATAGTATTTCTAAAGAACAGCATAAGATCAGGGCAGACAGGGATAAAACAAACAGGCTAATTATAATATCAAGTGCCAAACTCTTAcctgctttctttgctgtcagAGAACCATCTCTGTTGATAACCACATCAGAACTACTCATCATGAGGATGCTCTGTCCAGACAGGATACTACCCAACAGATCAGGCACAGGAGCAGCTTCTGCTTCTTGATCAGGACTCAAGGCAGGTACACTGCTTCTGCATGTTTCAGAGGGGTTACATTTCCTTTACTCTTACAGCACTTGTTCTATACACAcacattacattaaaaagaaaccaaaatcaAGGGCATAAACAGAGGTCAGCCAGAGAAGTTCACTTATAGCTTTGGCTTCACTAGAGTAATTCAGCTCCCATCTCTATGACAAAAAGGAGTATCCCCAGAGGAATACCACCAGATAGGAAGCATGTAATCTAACATAGACCTCTGTTAAGCAAATACTTCTAATCTTATTTAAGGATGATGGTTTTTACATGTTACGCATCATGATTTAACTTCTAGAGCATTCAAGATGTATTTGTGAAGCACAAGCCACTGTTCAGCACTTCACAGAGATACTTCCATCCCAGCTGTCTCTTCCCACCAAAACAGGATCAGAAGCATACTCCTCAAACCTACACTACTgtgtaaaaaaaacccacaaacttTATGCAGCTTGTATCGGTGTCTGCCATCAGTTAGGAAAATACACACAGATGCCTACTGGTAGGGTAGCTAGGAGCATAGCAAAGAATTGCACTGAaagccagcactgctctcacaCATGGGATAACACCACTCTTTGTGCATACACCATCTTAAGAATATAGTTTTAACTGTAACTCCTCTGGATTTGAAACAtgattttactatttttattggattcattttatttaagcCTGTCTTCAAGGACTTAAAAGGTTTGAGTGCTTACAGTGGTTTGCTGGTATGTTTGgtttgctgtttgtttattatttaagattaaaaaaaaaaaaaaagaaaaaagacaaaaaagaaactCACTGTAGTTTAGGCAAATCAAACCTTTGGAAAAATTGGATTTCAGCTAAACATTTTTACCTTCTAAGCAATGTGCTACTTAAACTACCCCAGAGGACATGCAAAGCTACCTGGAAGGCTTTCTGCAGGACAGAGATGGGAAAGAGAAGTACTTCAAGCTATCATAGAAATATACAATCTTAATCTCAAGGAACAAATCTTTGCTTTAAGTCAGATGGATTAGAAGACAGCCATGTAAACCTCTTATAACATTTAACCATTTAGGatgagcttccttttctcccagtCTCCAACTGCCCCAGATTTGCAGTTTTCTGTGACTCAGCTGATATGTTTCCAGCCCTTTTCCTCAACCCTTTTCTTCCTGTCATGCTCCTGCTCCTTTTGCCCTATCTTTCTGCACTGCATTCCTTGCCCCAGTCTCGAAACCCCATTGGGGCTAGTAGTGGGAGACTCATGCACATGTGTACACGCACGTACACACATAGAGGAAATAAAACACCAGtcagacagcaaagcagagcagaacaacTTAATAGAACCTGTTGAATTGCAGGTTCAAACAGGTTCTTCCAGTTTTCTGAGTTCCCACAAACAGCATAGGAAATGGGTGATGCAAGTACATCCCTCATTCTCTCCTATTCTCTCCTTTGGATGTGCAACTCATTTCCTCTGCCCTCTTAAATAAGGGAGCAATTGTTTTACACCTAAACTTCAAAGTAAGAGAGAGACCAGGGTGAAAATATCAATTTGAAATTTCAGTGGGAAAGTTAAGAGCTGCAAGTGCTATTACACAAAAATACATGTGGGGCCTTCGATACATAAAGAGTAATTTTTGTGTAAAATGCTGTGGTTATTTATTTACCCATGTGCATTGTCtatgcatttttcaaaatacacatGGTAAGAAAAATGTTAGATCAGAATCATCACTTGTTGATTTATGGCACaactaaaaagaacaaaacagaagaaacacttgATGGAATTTTACCTGGGAAGTCCCACGGAAACAGGTCTAGCTACAGGACGGTGAGACCTCAATGCTGACTGGGAGAGAACTCTCCTCTTGGCACTCAGTGGTGAATCTGGATTTGCTGGAACCTCTTCATTACTGTGGGTAGATTGAACATATACAAACCTCCAAATTACTGCCAAATGGATGAACTGGATAACACCATTACAACACATGTGCCAAGAGAGTATTAGCTGTTTTATTATGATGCATAAAGACCTGTGCCATCTATCTCTTTTCCGTTGCTAAGCAGAACTGCCTAACAAAAGAAAGATTCAAACGTAGGTGTTTAAAATTAAAGTATTAGATGCGTAGTTTCTTTCCAAAGGACTGACAAAAAGGTTTGCTCAGTAGGAAATTTGGTAACTTCCAAAATCCAGAGCTTAAGACTGATACAAATTATGGTATACTAAGATTTCTCCAGAATTTAAAGCACCTGGAGAAAGGaataggaaagaagcagcatcAAAAATTTCACAGCTCCACCTAATTCTACATGAATTTACTGTTCTCTGAATAACAAAAATGCTGTTATATTTGAATAACCTAAGAATTATTAGCACCTGACTCCTGTGATATTACTCAAAGGCTGGAATCTGAAGATCTTAGGAAAGATTTTCACGAGGCTTACCATTTCAGTAAACCTGTTTTAAGAAGGCTGATTCTTTAAGAGCTCAGCAACTTGGCcaaggagggaagaaagaacaagTACAGCATTACATTATTGTAAACTGTGTATCCAAAGCTATTTTCAGATGTGACATTTACACTCTTTGCACAAAGTCACAAGCTCTTCTCCAAAATATAACCCAGTACTCGAACTGTTAAAAGTCTCAAAATATCCCAGGTTTCAAACATTCATGAAGATACAAATACATCCCTGCATATGTACAAACAACTCAAGACTTGTAACATTATCTTTGGATTACAGTCTAGTACACTCAGGACGTCTTACCCTTCATAAGGATCCAATTCATACGGGTCTCCAAACACAGACAGAGAAGCTGCACCAATATCTGCTCTCATCAGACCAAGTGAGGGCTCCGTTGGTTTATGCATGGAAGGAAGTGAGGCCCCACGCACAGGTTTACTAAGACCAAGTGTTCTTGCAATGCGGGAGCGAGCAGTAACCTCGTTTTTTACCTGCACAGATGCAAAGACAGGTTATTTGTATGTTCAAGGCAGGTACAAATTCTTCACTTAGCCAAAGCACAGTGACCAGGTTACCACCATCAATAGAAACGACATCCATCCATTTGCTTCCAAAAACTTTGTGGAACATCTAACCGTGGCCTAGATTTCACTTCACGTATTAACTTCAGTGACCAGACAGGTTAAATTTCTACAAGACTGTCACTGAAAATCAGCTCTGTACATAGGATGTAAATTCCCACTAAGATGGCTGAGGACAACAGTCGAGTTGTCAGAGTACCCAACGTAGTTCCTATCAGGACACCAACCGCAACTGAAAGGGATTTAGAGAGCCCTTATATCTGATTAATTGGATTTGCAGCAACATAGACACAAGTATCCATAGCTTGTTAAAAAGGACGGGTGGTGAAAATTTTACTGAGCTTGCATGAATACTGATGAAACTCCAGAGCTTTATGGCAAGAGCACAACACAAAGCCTGTGGGACATCCTTCAGCACGATCCCTACAGTTCAGGTACCAGGATTTGTCAGCTAATCCAGCAGGCCTGCTTAGAAGTTGCAATTCATTTCTAGGTCAAACCACTTTTCTAAAGTATACATTCTACAGATAtttccatcagaaaaaaagaaaaatctacccACTACCGCTACAAGATggtatttttacatttaatacCATCTAATAATGCTTTTATAAATTAAGTGGCAGAAAGTCAGTGGATCCTGATACTGGCAGAAACTCACACGTGATCTTACTcttatcttttttcctcttctcttcttcatCAAACGCTTGCGTCTCTTCACCTGTGTCCCCGACGTTTTCTTCCCAGCAGAAGATTTTGTCTGAGTTCTTTTCTtgcctgctgctttcctcctcctaCCTGATGGGACACAAGACAATCAATTATCTGGCTAAGTGCTGGTGCTGCATTGTTCCCTATACTCTCCTTCTCATATTCTCGTAGTATACAAAGCAGCTCAAAGTGATCTACACTGCATAAAACAGAAGAAGTGAAATCATTAGATTTTAAATGATGCTTTTGAATAAAAAGTCATGTATTTACGTGCACAGGTGTGATAGCATACAGCTGCTCTAAAGTATTTTGTATGATtcgagctcctttcctctcaaaTTTTATTCTTGCAGATGGAAGCCATAGAAGCCTCCTGATGCTCttacctgtttttctcttctgtctaGCAGGAGCTTGCAGGGTAAGAGGACGTTGGTAGATGGCTGTGTTTAAGCCTGCTACAACTGCCTCAATTGTTTCATCCAGCAGAGAGGACATGAGGTACCTTGGCACGTGCTGCGTGCAAGATTAGAAGATACATGATACAGGCAGCTTAAGATCAGCAGCAAGTTGGTTACAAATGCAATTTGAGATTCAAATGAGAAACATGAAAAACTAAAACGCCAGTAAAGCACTTATGTCACTTTTCTCACCTACTGATTACTACATGAAGGAGAACCTGACCTTGCCCTTCCAACTCCTTCATCACTACAGGTCTTTTCTATCCTAACAGTGACTCTGCAAAGAGTGTACAGCTGCACAGAAGAACTTCCAAGTCCACTGAACAGACCTTTGGTTCATCAAACAAAGCATGATGAGCAAATACTGAAAGTCAAAGCAGTATGTGTTCCCCATCTTAAAATCCTCCTTCTTTAATACTCGGGTAAATGTACCCAGAGGCAGAGGCAGTACCACTAGCAGCAGCATTTCAATTTCCCTCTTCAGAAAACTCACTGAAATGGTAGGTGTGAGTTCACTTCCTTGTGATAAGCAAGGGCTGTTCCTTCAAAGTTTCAAATTCCTCTTCTTCTCTACACACACTCAAATGCATCTGAAGTGTATGCATTCTGAAGCATCAGTTCTTCGGTTGGAAAGAGGTTTTTCTGGATAGCTGCATTACATTGGCCATACTCATGCCAATCATATCCCTAGAATGTCCCTAACCCTCCTCTCCTTTCATGGATATGATAAAAACCAAAGGCACCTACTTCAGACTGTGTTTAGAGCTCCAATTCAGATAATTTGGGTTTTGCTACCAAAGTTCTCTCCTCCTATTATAGTGATTTTGATGACAAATctgaaacaaacataaaaaccaCCCCCTCCCAACACTCCACAGCTCCTGACTATTTTGCAGTCAACGCTCAGACAGATCAGCTACTTAACGTGGGGACTTATGTCAGCTCTTGTACAAAATCCTTCCAGAAGCTCAGGAGCAAATATTTGTAAGTACCTGAATTTGCTGTGCAGTTGTGATTCGGTTTCTATTCACTGTTGCCCTAACTCGCTCACTCTGCCGAGTCCTGGCTATAGCTCGGGTTCGGACATGAGGACGTAGCCTACTGGTGGTAGGAGTAACATCAGCCATGAGTGCAGCAACCTCTTCTTCACTCACATGATCTGCatcttgaaagaaaagatgtcCAGGTCACTTTTCTTCCTACAGGTGAAAGCATTTCCAGAActttggacaaaaaaaaaaaatgtttgcgTTCCCTTTCCTAAATCAATTGCCTTCAAACGTGGATGTGATCTTCTCAAAGAGAAATGAACACAGACAACACCAACACTGCTGCAGGTTGTTATAGAGAAACAAGAATTTCTAAGTGTCAGAAAGCACTGTTACTTTAGCAATCTTGGGTCAGAGTGTTAATAAATTACTTTCAGTGTAATACAACACAACCATACCAAAGCCCAGGGCTAGCCTCAGGAAAGTTGAAGACTGCTTATAATATACAGTATGTAGAGTTTCTTAAGATTTTGATCTACAGTTATTACCAGAACTCTTTCTcaatccctggaggcattcaaagccaggctggatgtggctctgggcagcctggtctggcaggtggtgaccctgcacagagcagggggttgagactagatgatcattgtggtccttttcaacccaggccattctatgattcagtcaAGAGTTTCAAGGACAGAATGCctaacaattattttcaaatgcatcaACCCAGGAGTTAAACATGACTTCAAAAGGCCACATGCCTCACAGCATTTAAATCAGGAGGAAAACACTTACTTTTAATGAACAATGCCAAAATCCTTACCTGCAGAAGCATCGACACCCATGGGAACACAGGCTGGACAGAACCATTCATCTACAGGGACTTCACTCAGAGGTGGATTAAGGCATTCCATATGAtaccttgaaaaagaaaataaatgaataaccAAATCAAACAATGTGCTCCTTACCAAAGGACAAGAGCTTTTTAATGTCTATCCACATCCCACATAAGGCAATAATCCTAAGTGCAGAAACTATTTCCCAAACTTGATACTGTGGTCCACATATCTGCTCCTATCAATCTCCAGAGAAACAACATTACTGCTAGTTGCATGATGGTCTTTAATTCCAGACTGCGTTCTGAGCACTTAAGGctcaaaaacattcagaaaagagTCTTTCCCTCACCATGCAGAATATTACTTGCCATTTGAACACAGACTGCAACAAATGTGCAATCAAAGCCCAAACTGGACAaagtgaagagaaaggaaagaagtcaTTGAATCAGTGACAAGACAATCTGGAAACAGCATCAATTTCCTGAGAACCAGTGTGGTATTATCACTGATATTTTCTTGAACATTTTACTTTGCATAACTAGCCACAGGTCATCTGCAATGCCTTAGGTTGAATAAATGCATTCAATTCTACATACATCTCGGCTGATTAAGAAAACAACTAGTGATAAGAATTCCTCTATAACCACGTGAAATAGCTGCTCAGTTGCATGGCTCCACACTGCCACTTGCAGAATGGAGGCTAACCACTGGACTCTGAAATGCTGTCTTACAGAGGACTGTGCTCATCCTCAACAAATCTCAAAAGGGAAATAAGAGAGTGGGATGCTCCCTCAAGCATTTTGAATTGTTCTCTACACAACATGCTGAGTAACTAGCCTTGTCAACCACTTAAAGGGAAGGTGTCCAGGAAAGCCTCTTAACATTACCCAACTTTGATTGCTTAATTTGTTCAATTCTGTTTTCAGGCAgtaaaaaacacacaaagcaaCACACATCAATAGCACAAAAGATCTGAAGCAACTCGTGTTCAAATTACGCTGCTGAAAAGACTTCCCAATAAATGAAATGCCTCCCATGAAAACTAAGCGCTGAGACCAAGATCCTTAGCCAAGGAACACTGCGAGACATAGGCTTCAAGTAAGAGCTTCAGCTTCAATTAGCAGCATTTCTAAGCATTTTTTCTAGAACAGGAAAACATCATATTACTTCTGATCTAGCACGATGCCAAATCTCAAAGTATAAAGAGTGAAGTTCTCTGCTTCACCTCCCATGCCAAAACTCACTTGCTCACACTGCAATTGCCACAggacaaagaaaagggaaggagcaTTCACCTGATGCTCTAATCATATCCTGTAGCAACACAAAGAAGCCCACAGAGAGAATACAGCTGCTCATTTACCTCCCACAGGCTCTCTAGTAAGCTCatcaaaaaagatttttaagagcTTATTTTACCTATTCATTCAAACAAGTATCTCATTTTATTCCATCACTGACTTCTGACATCAAACTGACAATGCTGCAAGACTGATTCAAACAGTGTTTAAGTTTAAACTCTAGCAGAAGATCATAGATTCAAAATCACACTCAAACCTCTGTCAGGTAGACACAGCAAGAAGAACATAATAATTTAATAGCTGTGGCTACAAAGAAAGGACATCAAAACGTAATGCAAACTGTCTATCTTGAGTTCTTACACATAGCATTAAAGCCTAGTGAACAGGAACAAGTCAGGTCCTCCCTTAAGGAGGCATAAATGATGTAGATGTTCATTCCCTCATGAACCCATGCACTGCATGGGTGAACACAAGTATCTTCAACCAGTTGACTGCAGACATCAAAACAGGAGAACACACCTACATCATCCATGCAGGAAACCTGCTCCCTCTACAACTACACAGCCAGGGAAGGATGCATCACATCATGGGGATGTCTGTGCTAAATATACAGATGTAAGCCTGGCCACAGGACAAGGCTGAGGAGAGCAGCAAGGGGCAATCCAACGAGCAGATGGTGCCTGCTGACCCAACACTGGCTAGCCCTGCAGTACTTTCTGCAGCCACACAGGTGCTGTATTCATTTCAGTGCATCTTACCCTGCATCACAGCCATCGCACAGCAGCAGGCGATCCTCTCGGTCACTTCTGCCACATACTTCACAAAAGGTTGGATCATCCTCTCCTTCACTATCCTGAGTTTTTGTGTTCTCAACAGGAAtctaaataaaagagaaattcatATGAAATGCAGAACATGCCACTTCTAATATCTGCTGTCACACCAGCAGTAACACCAGCAAAATCTACAAATGAATTCAGCAAAATGGCTGCTGCACACTTGAACCTTCAATTAAGATCATTGAACACAGCAAACACTAGTAGAGATCTATTGAACTGTCTATTGTCAGACACTGACAATcacagaaaactattttaagaAGTCAAAACTCCTGAATAAGATCAAAAGTactcaaacaaagaaaaaaagaatccaaagagaaaacaaatgagagCAAGGATGTCCTCTAAATACCAATATGTTTCAGATATTGATTAATAATAAGGCAATGACAGATCCTCAGTATTCCTCATGGTGAGTAACCATCACCAGACTCAACCTGTGCCTGTAAGAGTTTGACTGCAGGCTTCTCTCTCCCCTTACAAAGCCAACTGCTACACAACAGAGCTGGTAGGAAGCCATAAAGAACAGATCAATCACGATTAACCTACATTGATCTTATCTGTATTACAGCAGTACTTGCACTGTGCTGGGCACCTTCCCTATGCAAAGTGGTTTATGGATGCAGAGCACCTTAGAGTCAAACATCCATCatacaaaaaatgcagttatGCAAACAATCCTTTTTCCCTTCAAAGCCAACACCAAGCTTCCACACATAACAATGCAGGAAGTGtgattaaacaggaaaaaaacccaaacctatAACAGCTCCTTAAAAGGCAATCTCAAAATAGGAAAGAATTCATCCAGCTGCCAAGTATCAGACATGCTGAAAAGGTAAGACTTTGAACAGCTGTTTAGTGGCAATATACCCCTTTTTTTGGTTTACCAGAATAGAAAGCTTACCTTTTTTAAGACTTTACCACCAAAATGTGCCCGAATGCTGATGTGCTTAAAGAGGATTCGATCCACTGGACAAGAGTTTGCATTCTagacataattaaaaaaaaaaaacaacaaaaaaccaaccatttTCACCACGCAATTAATAAAGAAGTCTTGAATCAATTTCTAGAAAGCAAGTTTTCAATTATTCATATAATAAGCATTAAATGAATGTAGTAAGCATTTTAAGCACTTAAATTTAACTTATCTGGTTTACAAACACACTGTtgtaacagagaaaatatgaactttcagcaaagcttttattAATAGAATTGAAGTCATTTAATCAGCATTCAATTGCTAAAGGAACATCACAGTTCTTCCAAACATGGCCTTGAAACACAGTTCACATTTTAGGACActattttttccagaagaatgaGCAATTACTCAAAATTACTTGCAAGCCCATTTAAATAAGTCTGAATTATCAAAATTATTGGACTTTGATTACTGAATCTACAACAGGTGGCATGTAACCTTGACTGAAAAAGACTGAATTCATAGCAAACTGCTCATTTAGTCATCCTCTATATCTATCCTTTGTATAAGTGTTCACTGTTGCAACAAACTCTGATCCTCACAGCTCAGAATTTAATGAGCTATATACAGCtataaacacagaaaaccaATATTACTGATGTCTTGATTTAAAACCAAGACTTTTAGATGTCTAGAAATGCACTTGCTCATGGCATGGCAGCTTTCAGAGAACAGAACATATCAGGATGGGTGCAAGAAACAGATCCATGCTTCACAACTCTGAATCCTAACAAGTAAAGCAGTAACCTATGTGGAAAAATCTcaagaaagcaaatataaaCATTACATGATCTGTTctcactgaagcagaaaatataATCAGAGATCAGAACACATCAGAAAGATGCAGGAAATGAAGTACAAAACAGCTCACCTTTGACCACTCCACTATGCAGTCCAAGCAGAAGTAATGGGAACAGTTCTCAGGAGTCCCTACAGCCTGATCCCTAAACGCGTTGAGGCAAATAGGGCAGTTTTCACCATCCTCATCAGAGGAGATGTTCACTCCATTCATGTGTGCATTTAATTTGAGAGGACTGGCCATTCCCTCCACAGCAGCCTcagcttcttcctcttcttcctcttcatcatcatcttcacagTCTTAAAAAGTGAGAG is a genomic window containing:
- the PHRF1 gene encoding PHD and RING finger domain-containing protein 1 isoform X2, whose translation is MDDDSQDELINKNAALGKGRRQSLAFLSETESNGGNSCESEGDTGSEEEEDDTEEEGGEEDKEESEDEELEDCEDDDEEEEEEEAEAAVEGMASPLKLNAHMNGVNISSDEDGENCPICLNAFRDQAVGTPENCSHYFCLDCIVEWSKNANSCPVDRILFKHISIRAHFGGKVLKKIPVENTKTQDSEGEDDPTFCEVCGRSDREDRLLLCDGCDAGYHMECLNPPLSEVPVDEWFCPACVPMGVDASADADHVSEEEVAALMADVTPTTSRLRPHVRTRAIARTRQSERVRATVNRNRITTAQQIQHVPRYLMSSLLDETIEAVVAGLNTAIYQRPLTLQAPARQKRKTGRRRKAAGKKRTQTKSSAGKKTSGTQVKRRKRLMKKRRGKKIRVKNEVTARSRIARTLGLSKPVRGASLPSMHKPTEPSLGLMRADIGAASLSVFGDPYELDPYEGNEEVPANPDSPLSAKRRVLSQSALRSHRPVARPVSVGLPRSSVPALSPDQEAEAAPVPDLLGSILSGQSILMMSSSDVVINRDGSLTAKKAAPLHRKSVKDSRVDDGSGHNPQLSTVHSGTMTGSSISGPSVSSGLNTHSRPTSSSLFSSPSPNRTEPAANPAQTTSEKATVKSEYSVTPKVVQTTHSLASLNRHGSKPDEMPRFNGNSKDFSRTHSSSKPLCCNLNSGSKAVTVRQPLKPPPRRIDIFELPRIPKIKKETSSKQVDSEPTGSQSCDIPSSCITQLTGKESTNQLGKGSRMESQKSNARETQQQTRTSGVSFSTNAGMYSSSSLLGTSRSKGSSSFESFKINIPGNTGHSSRLSNPGFCNTFRPVDEKVQQKESPSALFSVKKKQVKSEIYDPFEPTGSDSSSASSSPERLGSGIPLTNITRTISIENPKVQTFQTVRRFTPYTVENIFGSGAESDVPSSNTESHDDVPVESRIVEQISDAEERDNMDEEDFLSSPCTSSVVKQVSNAEHLKEEGREGPDVFFNAEELIRSNINVKLEPDSSSKSDGQQKVQKAEQTERRSRSRSCSNSSSRSRKKAKRKKALVKERKRSRSGSRGRAHSRDRSSRSTSWSGGEESSKIHTLKSKSRRSSTDRSSSHERSKKKKMKDKTKDKKAKSSWSRERKKSRSRSGSPGSNSEFYENRKKKRRSRSRSRRRGRSRSNSIERTKRRKHRRDKSYERYDKDSSLRSRDRKRSRSRSREKRKWRSRSRSASRSQEHKSSKSKEKRPRSRSRSKERKRKSKETSLPPPPEKEQRPPAENVPSCPEQSHSFKQEPKDELVLEQLSVTIQPDVKLEEMQTETPVQQSEAQETAKAEATCEVVTSEIAFPVPEITDVCVPIGNVDSFAETELMNTSDPGLLGSCSNTNLEITVKIENTALCPPLMEPSPKKEVTMHAQTEAVPVQSSSQTADCVREVKDECLVSNEKTSNFSQPELEVVSQGPVLKSKAPVKRVTWNLQEEESGVMSAGRAPRMPFYKLQRAKEGVWKAEDLNQTLNQVYCQNIPLTPPLPSSLPPYAPVSQPTVQFIMQGSLPALGCVAGQSLTPEPGSLATASEPGIQAASVGNEEEKIKAPKPEVDKTKNEEYMKKLHMQERAVEEVKLAIKPFYQKREITKEEYKNILRKAVQKICHSKSGEINPVKVANLVKAYVEKYKHMRKHKKADVEDTREVEN
- the PHRF1 gene encoding PHD and RING finger domain-containing protein 1 isoform X1, translated to MDDDSQDELINKNAALGKGRRQSLAFLSETESNGGNSCESEGDTGSEEEEDDTEEEGGEEDKEESEDEELEDCEDDDEEEEEEEAEAAVEGMASPLKLNAHMNGVNISSDEDGENCPICLNAFRDQAVGTPENCSHYFCLDCIVEWSKNANSCPVDRILFKHISIRAHFGGKVLKKIPVENTKTQDSEGEDDPTFCEVCGRSDREDRLLLCDGCDAGYHMECLNPPLSEVPVDEWFCPACVPMGVDASADADHVSEEEVAALMADVTPTTSRLRPHVRTRAIARTRQSERVRATVNRNRITTAQQIQHVPRYLMSSLLDETIEAVVAGLNTAIYQRPLTLQAPARQKRKTGRRRKAAGKKRTQTKSSAGKKTSGTQVKRRKRLMKKRRGKKIRVRSRVKNEVTARSRIARTLGLSKPVRGASLPSMHKPTEPSLGLMRADIGAASLSVFGDPYELDPYEGNEEVPANPDSPLSAKRRVLSQSALRSHRPVARPVSVGLPRSSVPALSPDQEAEAAPVPDLLGSILSGQSILMMSSSDVVINRDGSLTAKKAAPLHRKSVKDSRVDDGSGHNPQLSTVHSGTMTGSSISGPSVSSGLNTHSRPTSSSLFSSPSPNRTEPAANPAQTTSEKATVKSEYSVTPKVVQTTHSLASLNRHGSKPDEMPRFNGNSKDFSRTHSSSKPLCCNLNSGSKAVTVRQPLKPPPRRIDIFELPRIPKIKKETSSKQVDSEPTGSQSCDIPSSCITQLTGKESTNQLGKGSRMESQKSNARETQQQTRTSGVSFSTNAGMYSSSSLLGTSRSKGSSSFESFKINIPGNTGHSSRLSNPGFCNTFRPVDEKVQQKESPSALFSVKKKQVKSEIYDPFEPTGSDSSSASSSPERLGSGIPLTNITRTISIENPKVQTFQTVRRFTPYTVENIFGSGAESDVPSSNTESHDDVPVESRIVEQISDAEERDNMDEEDFLSSPCTSSVVKQVSNAEHLKEEGREGPDVFFNAEELIRSNINVKLEPDSSSKSDGQQKVQKAEQTERRSRSRSCSNSSSRSRKKAKRKKALVKERKRSRSGSRGRAHSRDRSSRSTSWSGGEESSKIHTLKSKSRRSSTDRSSSHERSKKKKMKDKTKDKKAKSSWSRERKKSRSRSGSPGSNSEFYENRKKKRRSRSRSRRRGRSRSNSIERTKRRKHRRDKSYERYDKDSSLRSRDRKRSRSRSREKRKWRSRSRSASRSQEHKSSKSKEKRPRSRSRSKERKRKSKETSLPPPPEKEQRPPAENVPSCPEQSHSFKQEPKDELVLEQLSVTIQPDVKLEEMQTETPVQQSEAQETAKAEATCEVVTSEIAFPVPEITDVCVPIGNVDSFAETELMNTSDPGLLGSCSNTNLEITVKIENTALCPPLMEPSPKKEVTMHAQTEAVPVQSSSQTADCVREVKDECLVSNEKTSNFSQPELEVVSQGPVLKSKAPVKRVTWNLQEEESGVMSAGRAPRMPFYKLQRAKEGVWKAEDLNQTLNQVYCQNIPLTPPLPSSLPPYAPVSQPTVQFIMQGSLPALGCVAGQSLTPEPGSLATASEPGIQAASVGNEEEKIKAPKPEVDKTKNEEYMKKLHMQERAVEEVKLAIKPFYQKREITKEEYKNILRKAVQKICHSKSGEINPVKVANLVKAYVEKYKHMRKHKKADVEDTREVEN